In one window of Henckelia pumila isolate YLH828 chromosome 1, ASM3356847v2, whole genome shotgun sequence DNA:
- the LOC140876269 gene encoding uncharacterized protein has product MKLKVVCRKVFNYVRYDLKEIAFPSSLPDPPHLKKRPELTWKERYLVLKEASRLYAASWVRDIGPELRPNDYRTKEEGGDMFNGEKRAPKEKEPSTLEDLAVAARGGMETLKPALQLVYMTRASAYRDALRSFIEGYQEGIQQVMEKKEDGNSESNPQQGDDARTPKSPT; this is encoded by the exons ATGAAGTTGAAAGTGGTGTGCAGGAAAGTTTTCAACTATGTTCGATATGATCTCAAGGAAATAGCATTTCCTTCCTCTTTGCCTGATCCACCTCACTTAAAGAAACGTCCTGAACTTACATGGAAAGAACGATACCTC GTGCTGAAGGAAGCATCACGACTATATGCAGCAAGTTGGGTCAGGGATATTGGCCCAGAACTCAGGCCAAATGATTACAGGACGAAAGAAGAGGGGGGAGACATGTTCAATGGTGAAAAGCGTGCCCCAAAAGAGAAGGAACCATCGACTTTGGAGGATCTTG CTGTGGCTGCCAGGGGAGGAATGGAGACATTAAAGCCAGCATTGCAGCTTGTTTACATGACTAGAGCCTCTGCTTATCGAGATGCTCTTAGAAGTTTTATTGAAGGTTATCAAGAAGGTATACAACAAGTTATGGAGAAGAAGGAAGATGGAAATTCAGAGTCAAATCCTCAACAAGGAGACGACGCACGCACCCCAAAATCACCAACTTGa
- the LOC140866946 gene encoding uncharacterized protein translates to MQMDLQRDFGVELEYHKVWKGKELAMHDIHDTDEGCYDRLRWYCAAVKNTNPGSIVECEIEPLTKKFRRHPSIIKAVNQVLVGSGDAYCLRHLVDNFVKQVLRSYPRHNKKHWSSVFKKAAHAPSFQEYEQHINNILESMPLSRGFIVNSDPQSWANALFVGNRWGVIDNNIAECWNSWVRPARHMPIIAMVDHIRVHIMKMMHQRRESTLIMTKELSPRKDKSVVSAYMESRTLRVQRSCDWKFEVVDGEKSFAVDMACSCRVWQINKIPCKHVCSAIEAKSMSVYDFCDKYFKIFALRTKDISTFDISESCVAESDIIQAPSVRSQLGRRRTKRIPSQVNTRVSTCGRCHARGDNRRSCKEPID, encoded by the exons ATGCAGATGGACTTGCaaagagattttggggtagAGTTAGAATATCACAAAGTGTGGAAGGGTAAAGAGTTGGCGATGCATGATATTCATGACACAGATGAAGGATGCTATGATAGATTAAGATGGTACTGTGCTGCTGTTAAAAATACTAATCCTGGTAGTATTGTAGAGTGTGAGATTGAACCTTTGACTAAAAAATTCAGACG ACATCCCAGTATCATCAAGGCTGTGAATCAAGTATTGGTTGGGAGTGGTGATGCTTATTGTTTGAGACATTTAGTGGATAATTTCGTTAAGCAG gtGTTGAGAAGTTATCCCAGGCATAACAAAAAGCATTGGTCTTCGGTATTCAAGAAAGCTGCGCATGCTCCGTCTTTTCAAGAGTACGAgcaacatataaacaatatattagagTCAATGCCACTTTCCAGAGGGTTTATTGTAAATTCTGATCCACAGAGTTGGGCCAATGCATTGTTTGTTGGCAATAGATGGGGTGTTATAGATAACAATATAGCCGAGTGTTGGAATAGTTGGGTTAGGCCAGCTCGTCATATGCCTATTATTGCTATGGTTGATCACATACGCGTGCATATAATGAAAATGATGCACCAACGACGTGAATCAACTTTAATCATGACcaaggaattaagtccaagaaaAGATAAGTCTGTTGTAAGTGCATATATGGAATCCCGAACATTAAGAGTTCAGCGTTCGTGTGATTGGAAGTTTGAGGTTGTTGATGGTGAAAAGTCATTTGCCGTGGATATGGCTTGTTCATGTAGAGTTTGGCAGATCAATAAGATTCCGTGCAAGCATGTTTGCTCTGCCATTGAGGCTAAATCTATGTCTGTGTATGATTTTTGTGACAAGTATTTCAAGATCTTCGCGCTGCGTACAAAGGACATATCAACCTTTGACATCAGTGAGTCATGTGTTGCTGAATCCGATATAATCCAAGCTCCTTCTGTGCGTAGTCAGCTCGGTCGTAGAAGGACGAAGAGAATACCATCGCAAGTTAATACACGTGTCTCAACATGTGGTCGTTGTCATGCGAGAGGAGACAATAGACGCAGTTGCAAGGAACCTATAGATTAG
- the LOC140874832 gene encoding (+)-borneol dehydrogenase 1-like, with protein MNGSAVHGRLAGKVAIVTGGASGIGASTVRLFFENGANVVIADVQDTLGQSLANNLDNTNKHVCYIHCDVSDEDDIINLVDTTVTKFGRLDIMFNNAGIMNGSSESILNTKKSDLERMLGVNLIGALLGAKHAARVMVPNRNGCILFTASSATKIAGIATHSYAVSKYGIVGLTNNLAAELGSQGIRVNCISPFGVLTGSDQSEEKVRQFEGFMSAVGNLKGGVLRAEDIAKAALYLASDEASYVSGMNLVVDGGYSVVNPTLMRATSMMR; from the exons ATGAACGGCAGCGCTGTCCATGGAAG GTTGGCAGGCAAGGTTGCGATCGTGACCGGTGGGGCAAGCGGCATCGGAGCAAGTACCGTTCGCCTTTTCTTCGAAAACGGCGCGAACGTAGTGATCGCGGACGTCCAAGATACCCTCGGCCAGTCACTAGCCAACAACCTGGACAACACCAACAAGCACGTCTGCTACATTCATTGCGATGTCTCCGACGAAGACGACATCATCAACCTAGTCGACACCACCGTCACCAAGTTCGGCCGCCTCGACATAATGTTCAACAACGCCGGAATCATGAACGGCTCCTCCGAGAGCATCCTAAACACCAAGAAGTCCGACCTGGAGCGCATGCTGGGAGTGAACCTGATAGGCGCGCTCCTGGGAGCCAAGCACGCCGCAAGGGTCATGGTCCCCAACAGAAACGGCTGCATACTCTTCACCGCCAGCAGCGCGACTAAGATCGCCGGAATCGCCACCCATTCCTACGCTGTCTCCAAATATGGGATCGTCGGGTTGACCAACAACTTGGCGGCGGAGTTGGGGTCGCAGGGGATCAGGGTGAACTGCATCTCACCTTTCGGGGTGTTGACCGGAAGTGATCAAAGTGAGGAAAAAGTGAGACAGTTTGAAGGGTTCATGAGCGCCGTGGGGAACCTGAAAGGTGGGGTCTTGCGGGCCGAGGATATCGCGAAAGCTGCGCTTTACTTGGCTAGCGACGAGGCGTCGTACGTGAGCGGTATGAACCTTGTGGTGGATGGTGGGTATAGTGTGGTGAACCCAACTTTGATGAGGGCTACTAGCATGATGAGGTGA